One Cohnella candidum genomic region harbors:
- a CDS encoding carbohydrate ABC transporter permease, producing MPLTTNLRYTVRSVVFLLIGLVFITPLLWMVSTSLKFENQVFERPFVFIHWGSVNWSNYAHILTETDFLTWLWNSVFVVLISVVFRLLLSALGGYAFGFLKFRYSDGIFFFFLVTLFIPYQLTLLPQFISFRFIGLLDTHWALIIPNIVDVLSIFLMRQFFLSFPKELVHAAYMEGSGIFRSFVRVALPLARTPMLTLGLLSFFMIWDQYYQPLIFLHSKEMYTIPMGLQSFQTQFGKQYAMQMALACLAIIPVLGVFLALQKQFIESIVSSGLKG from the coding sequence ATGCCGCTGACAACCAATTTGCGCTATACCGTACGTTCCGTCGTCTTTTTGCTGATCGGCCTCGTTTTCATCACGCCGCTGCTGTGGATGGTATCGACTTCGCTGAAGTTCGAGAACCAGGTTTTCGAGAGGCCCTTCGTCTTCATCCATTGGGGATCGGTCAACTGGAGCAACTACGCGCACATCCTGACGGAGACCGATTTCCTGACCTGGCTCTGGAATTCCGTGTTCGTCGTCCTCATTTCCGTCGTATTCCGCCTGCTGTTGTCGGCGCTCGGAGGATACGCGTTCGGATTTCTGAAGTTCCGCTATTCGGACGGGATCTTTTTCTTCTTCCTGGTGACGCTGTTCATCCCGTATCAACTGACGCTGCTGCCGCAATTCATTTCGTTCCGGTTCATCGGCCTGCTGGATACCCACTGGGCGCTGATCATCCCGAACATCGTGGACGTGCTCTCCATCTTCCTGATGCGGCAATTTTTCCTCTCGTTCCCGAAGGAACTCGTCCACGCTGCGTACATGGAAGGCTCGGGCATCTTCCGTTCCTTCGTGCGCGTCGCGCTGCCGCTGGCCAGAACGCCGATGCTGACGCTGGGGCTTCTCAGTTTCTTCATGATCTGGGACCAATATTACCAGCCGCTGATCTTCCTGCATTCGAAAGAAATGTATACAATACCGATGGGGCTTCAAAGCTTCCAAACGCAGTTCGGCAAGCAGTACGCCATGCAGATGGCGCTGGCCTGCCTGGCGATCATCCCCGTGCTGGGCGTGTTCCTGGCGCTGCAGAAGCAGTTCATCGAGAGCATCGTTTCCTCCGGACTCAAAGGATAA